From Ignatzschineria sp. RMDPL8A, a single genomic window includes:
- a CDS encoding pirin family protein, which yields MITRIPTRTAEIMPGQPVKRALPNRNCPRIGAWCFLDYLHIKSVNPENLDDPSKKINVAPHPHIGLQTFTWMLQGEIVHRDSLGNHSIIRPYEVNLMTAGNGIVHTEVSEPNYHGPLKTLQFWIALPKEQSSNPSSFKHYDDLPMFSHEGLIIHLFMGRFLGYRAPTQSYSPLMGADIMAHEAQTCTLPLDPEFEYGIFITEGAVEIDGEHYNDDEFIAIETGQTSLTLTLEKGTHIALIGGTPLTEPLIIWWNFVAHDPAQIEAATRDWGNYPNKRFNQVKHPDPPLNAPALNTRLKAR from the coding sequence ATGATCACTCGCATTCCCACTCGAACCGCTGAAATTATGCCGGGGCAACCAGTGAAACGCGCCCTCCCGAATCGTAATTGCCCGCGGATTGGCGCATGGTGTTTTCTCGATTATCTCCACATAAAATCCGTTAATCCCGAAAATCTCGATGATCCGAGCAAAAAGATCAATGTCGCGCCCCACCCACATATTGGTCTGCAAACCTTTACTTGGATGCTGCAGGGGGAAATTGTCCACCGCGATAGCCTTGGCAATCACTCCATCATTCGCCCGTATGAGGTCAATCTTATGACGGCGGGAAATGGCATTGTCCACACCGAAGTGAGTGAACCAAATTATCACGGCCCGCTGAAAACACTGCAATTTTGGATCGCGCTTCCTAAAGAGCAAAGCTCAAACCCGTCAAGTTTCAAGCATTATGATGATCTCCCAATGTTTTCGCACGAGGGACTTATCATCCATCTCTTTATGGGGAGGTTTCTAGGATATCGCGCGCCGACTCAATCCTACTCACCGCTAATGGGTGCCGATATCATGGCGCATGAAGCGCAAACCTGCACCCTTCCCCTCGACCCTGAATTTGAATATGGCATTTTTATCACCGAAGGCGCGGTCGAAATCGATGGTGAGCATTATAATGATGATGAATTTATCGCGATTGAAACCGGACAAACTTCACTCACACTGACCCTTGAAAAGGGCACGCACATCGCGCTAATTGGTGGCACGCCATTAACAGAGCCGCTCATTATCTGGTGGAACTTTGTCGCGCACGACCCAGCACAAATTGAAGCCGCAACCCGCGACTGGGGCAATTATCCTAATAAACGTTTTAATCAAGTCAAACACCCCGATCCGCCACTTAACGCGCCTGCGCTAAACACCCGCCTTAAAGCGCGGTGA
- the proC gene encoding pyrroline-5-carboxylate reductase: protein MQAKIGFIGGGHMATAILEGLVEHYPKSLLYVADRNAPKREYFSETLGINTASHFSEFIDEMDAIVLAIKPQGFPELLPELKPHLKEETLVISVAAGISSEAILRALGRETQPLVRTMPNIPAAVGLGATALFSPNTLTDSHAALTETIFNACGITTWVEKEALLSAVISVSGSSPAYFFYLLEIMIDAGVKLGLSRESSEILAKQTMLGSAQIALDSDKSVKALKESVMSPEGTTEQAIFSFERDDLQQIIERGMQAAFDRDQVLSSEISKKL, encoded by the coding sequence ATGCAAGCAAAAATCGGATTTATTGGGGGCGGTCATATGGCGACCGCTATTTTAGAAGGCCTTGTGGAACATTACCCAAAGAGCCTGCTCTATGTCGCCGATCGTAATGCGCCTAAACGCGAATATTTTTCTGAAACCTTGGGGATTAATACCGCCTCACATTTTAGTGAATTTATTGATGAGATGGACGCAATTGTCCTTGCCATTAAACCGCAAGGCTTTCCGGAACTGTTACCGGAACTCAAGCCCCATTTAAAGGAAGAGACCCTTGTGATCTCTGTTGCAGCGGGCATCTCAAGCGAAGCGATTTTACGCGCGCTTGGCCGGGAGACTCAGCCCCTTGTGCGCACGATGCCCAATATTCCAGCGGCGGTAGGCCTTGGCGCAACGGCGCTCTTTTCACCCAATACACTAACCGATTCCCACGCGGCGTTAACGGAAACGATTTTTAATGCCTGCGGCATCACGACCTGGGTTGAAAAAGAGGCGCTTCTTTCAGCGGTAATCTCTGTATCAGGCTCAAGCCCTGCTTACTTTTTCTATCTCTTAGAAATTATGATCGATGCCGGCGTAAAACTCGGTCTTAGCCGTGAAAGCAGTGAGATTTTAGCGAAACAGACCATGCTCGGCTCTGCGCAAATTGCTCTTGATTCGGATAAATCGGTAAAAGCATTAAAAGAGAGCGTGATGTCTCCTGAGGGCACCACAGAACAGGCGATCTTCAGCTTTGAGCGCGACGATCTACAGCAGATTATTGAGCGTGGCATGCAAGCAGCGTTCGATCGGGATCAAGTCCTTTCAAGCGAGATCTCGAAAAAGTTATAA
- a CDS encoding methylglyoxal synthase gives MTQLTIGLVAHDAKKQDLVEWIGGFHDYFLKHKLYATGTTGKRILEAYPDFDLTPLKSGPLGGDQQLGAMISEQNLDALIFFTDPLTPMPHDVDVKALIRLSTLYNIPIACNSATANLILRGILSCKNESLY, from the coding sequence ATGACACAACTCACCATTGGCCTTGTAGCTCATGATGCGAAAAAACAGGATCTTGTGGAATGGATTGGCGGTTTTCACGACTACTTTTTAAAACACAAACTCTACGCAACGGGAACCACGGGAAAACGCATTTTAGAGGCCTATCCGGACTTTGATCTCACGCCCTTAAAATCAGGCCCGCTCGGTGGCGATCAGCAGTTAGGCGCGATGATTAGTGAGCAAAATCTCGATGCGCTCATCTTCTTTACCGACCCCTTAACCCCAATGCCCCACGACGTTGACGTTAAAGCGCTGATCCGTCTCTCAACGCTCTACAATATCCCGATCGCCTGTAATAGTGCGACGGCAAATCTTATTTTACGCGGGATTCTCTCCTGTAAAAATGAGTCGCTCTACTAA
- a CDS encoding 7-cyano-7-deazaguanine/7-aminomethyl-7-deazaguanine transporter: protein MPTLVTQKQQQIALLLAFLHVTIIASSNFLVQIPISIFGFHSTWGAFTFPFIFLATDLTVRLFGAALARRIIFYAMLPALLISYAISIVFRDGAWMGIGGLFKFDLFVARIALASFSAYVIGQIMDIFVFNRLRQRPQWWLAPAAAAVVGNLVDTIAFFSIAFYKTTDPYLSEHLVEVASVDYAFKVVISALFFLPLYKVILDRVTARLKGAPLPHQA, encoded by the coding sequence ATGCCCACATTAGTCACGCAAAAACAACAGCAAATTGCGCTTTTACTCGCTTTTTTGCATGTTACGATTATCGCCTCAAGCAACTTTTTAGTTCAGATTCCGATCTCGATCTTTGGGTTTCACTCCACTTGGGGCGCCTTTACTTTTCCCTTTATTTTTCTCGCCACCGACTTAACGGTGCGCCTCTTTGGGGCGGCGCTTGCACGCCGAATTATCTTCTACGCGATGCTTCCGGCACTCCTTATTTCCTACGCGATTTCGATCGTATTTCGCGATGGTGCCTGGATGGGCATTGGCGGACTCTTTAAGTTTGATCTATTTGTCGCACGCATTGCGCTTGCGAGCTTTTCCGCCTATGTGATCGGACAAATTATGGATATTTTTGTCTTTAACAGACTCCGCCAACGCCCCCAATGGTGGCTCGCTCCCGCTGCGGCCGCCGTCGTCGGGAATCTTGTGGACACCATCGCCTTTTTCAGCATCGCCTTCTACAAAACCACCGATCCCTATCTCTCCGAGCATCTCGTTGAGGTCGCCTCTGTCGATTACGCCTTTAAAGTCGTGATCAGCGCGCTCTTCTTTTTACCGCTCTATAAAGTGATTTTAGACCGCGTCACCGCCCGCCTTAAAGGCGCTCCACTTCCCCATCAAGCGTAA
- a CDS encoding FAD-binding and (Fe-S)-binding domain-containing protein encodes MKSKNDLPDVVKTFLQELSSQNFRGDIETRLSERLVSATDNSIYQILPQAVLHPRDQSDVELILRLLAREAYKSIKVTPRGGGTGTNGQSLTDGIVIDLSRHMNQILEFDEKTRTVRVQTGVVKDQLNAYLRPLGYFFAPELSTSNRATIGGMINTDASGQGSCAYGKTSGHVNGITAILRGGAVIESESITLDDLTSLPDSSVKKALLNDLREITLPHKEAIDQCFPKLNRYVTGYDLDHFVHDEQANLTHILCGSEGTLGIFTEARLNVLPIPKKTALALVTFDDFIKALEDGPYLMQANATSIEVIDDIVLEMAKNDFVWSTTEEYFEGVDYEKLKAIFLVEFNADTDEELQQALDQFVEHANQKPNPHRLSIRPLLGKKAVKDVYGLRKRAVGLLGAIPGDRRPIPFVEDTAVPPENLAPYIAEFKAILEAHGLRYGMFGHADAGVIHVRPALDMRDLNDQPLIREISDQIFALCEKYGGALWGEHGKGVRSEYSKPFFGELYPVVQAVKRLFDPYNQFNPGKIATPNDEILLKIDELPLRGDFNREILPEHVIQYHNTLHCNGNGACYNYDTDAAMCPSYKATRERVHSPKGRAEMIKEWLRQRAVGEVDRDFEEEIYDSLSICLSCKSCTGECPAKVHIPDAKSEFLAEYHKTRPRPMLDKMLAESEDLAPFAYKMRHLSNNAIARFTMEKMGLVDLPNPKTNHLNRFEREKKVVELTHGTLDQLAHVKNPEKALIIVPDAFFLYYDPDTLKAAIELLNKLDVTVFIAPYQASGKVHHVFGFSEELQDRASKQNALLTKLARYNIPMVGIEPPITLFYQQEYRKKFKFETPEVMLFQTWLEHYLNDHLDTLNLTIRPSNKTYKLMSHCTEKTNATSAPKAWESIFKSLDHKLEMTQVGCCGMSGSFGHLKDKKPLSKKIYDLSWKKVIDANDADVLLATGFSCRSQVERFGKKTIVHPIVKLNEMIR; translated from the coding sequence ATGAAATCAAAGAATGATCTACCCGATGTAGTTAAAACGTTTCTTCAAGAACTCTCTTCTCAAAATTTCCGCGGCGATATCGAGACACGCTTAAGTGAACGGCTTGTCTCCGCTACGGACAACTCGATCTACCAAATCCTGCCTCAAGCGGTGCTTCACCCTCGCGATCAAAGCGATGTGGAGCTCATCTTGAGGCTTTTAGCGCGTGAAGCGTATAAATCCATTAAAGTGACCCCGCGCGGTGGCGGTACGGGAACGAATGGTCAATCCTTAACGGATGGGATTGTCATCGACCTGTCGCGCCATATGAATCAGATCTTGGAATTTGATGAAAAGACGCGCACTGTTCGCGTTCAAACCGGCGTTGTCAAAGATCAGCTCAATGCCTATCTTCGCCCACTTGGTTACTTTTTTGCCCCCGAGCTTTCCACCTCAAACCGCGCAACCATCGGAGGCATGATCAATACCGACGCCTCAGGACAAGGTAGCTGTGCTTACGGAAAAACGAGCGGCCACGTCAATGGCATTACCGCCATTTTACGCGGCGGTGCGGTGATTGAATCTGAATCGATTACCCTCGATGATCTCACCTCTTTGCCAGACAGTTCGGTTAAAAAAGCACTGCTGAATGACCTTCGTGAGATCACCCTTCCTCACAAAGAGGCCATTGACCAATGCTTTCCAAAGCTTAATCGCTATGTCACCGGATACGATCTCGATCATTTTGTCCATGACGAGCAAGCGAATTTAACCCACATTTTATGCGGCTCAGAAGGCACGCTCGGAATCTTTACCGAAGCGCGTCTCAATGTCCTTCCCATTCCGAAAAAAACGGCGCTCGCTTTAGTCACCTTTGATGACTTTATTAAGGCGCTCGAAGATGGCCCGTACCTTATGCAGGCCAATGCGACCTCCATTGAAGTGATCGATGATATCGTCCTTGAGATGGCGAAAAACGACTTTGTTTGGAGCACTACCGAAGAGTACTTTGAGGGCGTTGATTATGAAAAACTCAAAGCGATCTTTTTAGTTGAATTTAACGCCGACACCGATGAGGAATTGCAACAGGCGCTCGATCAATTTGTTGAGCATGCCAACCAAAAACCCAATCCTCACCGTTTAAGCATTCGTCCACTCCTTGGGAAAAAAGCGGTGAAAGATGTCTATGGCCTGCGTAAACGGGCGGTCGGTCTATTAGGCGCGATACCCGGGGATCGTCGTCCGATTCCGTTTGTGGAAGACACCGCCGTTCCGCCTGAAAATTTAGCACCCTACATTGCCGAGTTTAAAGCCATTTTAGAAGCCCACGGCCTACGTTATGGGATGTTTGGCCATGCTGATGCGGGAGTGATTCACGTGCGCCCGGCACTTGATATGCGCGATCTTAATGATCAACCCCTCATTCGTGAAATCTCCGATCAAATCTTTGCGCTGTGTGAAAAATATGGCGGCGCGCTGTGGGGCGAGCACGGAAAAGGGGTGCGTTCTGAATATTCCAAACCCTTCTTTGGCGAGCTCTATCCTGTGGTGCAAGCGGTCAAACGGCTTTTTGACCCATACAATCAATTTAATCCCGGGAAAATTGCAACGCCCAATGATGAGATTCTCTTAAAAATTGATGAGCTTCCGCTTCGCGGCGATTTCAACCGTGAGATCCTTCCCGAGCACGTCATTCAATATCACAATACGCTCCACTGTAACGGAAATGGTGCATGCTATAACTACGATACCGATGCGGCGATGTGCCCGAGTTACAAGGCAACGCGCGAACGTGTTCATTCGCCAAAAGGCCGTGCGGAGATGATCAAAGAGTGGTTACGTCAGCGTGCGGTTGGCGAGGTCGATCGTGATTTCGAAGAAGAGATTTACGACTCCCTTTCAATCTGTTTAAGCTGTAAATCCTGTACCGGTGAGTGCCCTGCGAAAGTGCATATTCCCGATGCGAAATCAGAATTTTTAGCGGAATATCACAAAACCCGCCCGCGCCCGATGCTCGATAAAATGTTAGCCGAATCAGAAGATTTAGCGCCCTTTGCCTATAAAATGCGTCACCTAAGCAATAATGCCATCGCGCGGTTTACCATGGAAAAAATGGGGTTAGTGGATCTTCCAAATCCCAAAACCAATCATCTTAATCGCTTTGAGCGTGAGAAAAAAGTGGTCGAACTCACCCACGGAACGCTCGATCAATTGGCTCATGTAAAAAATCCGGAAAAAGCGCTCATTATCGTGCCCGATGCCTTTTTCCTCTACTACGATCCCGATACGCTGAAAGCGGCGATTGAACTTCTCAATAAACTCGATGTCACCGTCTTTATTGCACCCTATCAGGCGTCAGGAAAAGTCCATCATGTCTTTGGATTTTCAGAAGAGCTCCAAGATCGCGCGAGTAAACAAAATGCACTCTTAACCAAGCTTGCTCGTTACAACATTCCGATGGTGGGAATTGAGCCGCCGATTACGCTCTTTTATCAGCAGGAATATCGTAAGAAATTTAAGTTTGAAACGCCCGAGGTGATGCTCTTCCAAACTTGGCTAGAGCACTATTTAAACGATCATTTAGACACGCTCAATCTCACCATTCGCCCATCGAATAAAACCTATAAATTGATGAGCCATTGTACTGAGAAAACGAACGCAACGAGCGCCCCTAAAGCGTGGGAGAGCATCTTTAAATCGCTCGATCATAAGCTTGAAATGACGCAAGTGGGATGCTGCGGTATGAGTGGCTCGTTTGGCCATCTCAAAGATAAAAAACCGCTGTCGAAAAAGATCTACGATCTCTCATGGAAAAAAGTGATCGATGCCAATGATGCGGATGTCCTACTTGCGACTGGATTTTCATGCCGATCACAGGTAGAGCGCTTCGGCAAAAAGACGATTGTTCACCCCATTGTAAAACTCAATGAGATGATTCGTTAA
- a CDS encoding DUF4189 domain-containing protein, translating into MTHFRFILFSLIFNFSFPIFANAQVIHTDTRETHCTDWNFCSEYLVNKFGGVILSHPDQLGPRINRGDHFYAAFAGDPRSGRFGIGETRDNDRIQFINGPNEYKGFVGAYRAEAQAMQNCAPCEVVLSFRNGCGAIAYSAKNNRFYTKLQEYQRGFRGARTSGDDPNLAKIKAKLYDECSDASCVVLDAVCTRDPWN; encoded by the coding sequence ATGACTCATTTTCGTTTTATCCTATTTTCACTCATCTTCAATTTTTCATTTCCTATATTTGCAAACGCACAAGTCATCCACACCGATACACGCGAAACGCACTGTACTGACTGGAATTTTTGTTCTGAATATTTAGTGAATAAATTTGGTGGGGTGATTTTATCCCATCCCGATCAGCTCGGGCCGCGAATTAATCGAGGTGATCATTTTTATGCAGCTTTTGCCGGAGATCCTCGCTCGGGGCGCTTTGGCATTGGCGAGACGCGCGATAATGATCGCATCCAATTTATTAATGGCCCGAATGAATATAAAGGGTTTGTCGGTGCGTATCGTGCAGAAGCGCAGGCAATGCAAAATTGTGCGCCGTGTGAGGTAGTTTTATCCTTCCGAAATGGCTGTGGCGCAATTGCCTATTCCGCCAAAAATAACCGTTTTTATACCAAACTGCAGGAGTATCAACGCGGATTTCGCGGAGCGCGCACCTCGGGCGATGATCCCAATCTAGCTAAGATCAAAGCAAAACTCTATGACGAATGCAGCGATGCGAGCTGCGTTGTGCTCGATGCGGTCTGTACCCGCGATCCTTGGAATTAA
- a CDS encoding YggT family protein, which translates to MLGLLQLILRFTIEVGFGLFSTLILLRFFLQCVKANFYHPLIQALVKVTNPILMPIRRITPTFSRYDWSCFVLLLIMGIIKYALFIALSIITSYKPLIVLGFILLDIASGILYLYLFLFIIQAITSWLGSSPQMGLVLALLHQLTAPVLKRVRPRVVYANIDFRPMIAMFLIFLGLSILSYFRYQLI; encoded by the coding sequence GTGCTCGGTTTACTCCAATTAATACTCCGTTTTACCATTGAGGTGGGCTTTGGGCTCTTCTCAACGCTGATTTTACTGCGCTTTTTTCTCCAATGTGTGAAGGCGAATTTTTATCACCCCTTAATTCAGGCGCTGGTAAAAGTGACCAATCCAATTTTAATGCCGATCCGCCGCATTACGCCAACCTTTAGCCGGTATGATTGGTCCTGCTTTGTCCTCCTTCTCATCATGGGGATTATCAAATATGCACTCTTTATCGCGCTCTCGATCATCACCTCTTATAAACCGCTGATCGTGCTTGGGTTTATCCTGCTAGATATCGCCTCGGGAATTCTCTATCTCTATCTATTTCTCTTTATTATTCAGGCGATCACCAGCTGGCTTGGCTCCTCTCCGCAAATGGGACTGGTGTTAGCGCTCCTTCATCAGCTCACCGCACCGGTGTTAAAACGCGTTAGACCGCGGGTTGTCTATGCCAATATCGATTTCCGTCCGATGATTGCGATGTTTCTCATCTTCCTTGGGCTCTCGATTTTAAGCTATTTCCGCTATCAGCTGATCTAA
- the zapE gene encoding cell division protein ZapE: MTIKDAYYKLIEEKGFNVDKIQLSVVDAYDQLKAQIKTDEPVVNADKLSLLQKVFKPFTNTEHAVEYNDPRGLYIYGRVGRGKTFLMDLFYDNIDVPKIREHYYHFMQDVHKKMRQFQGQEDPLKMVAKEYAKECKVLCVDEFHVIDITDAMILYRLLDALLQEGIFFVTTSNRLPDDLYKNGLQREQFLPAIKIIKERLRNIPLDSDQDYRMRHLETADVWFTGSIDEQIANFEDKFEELIGKVQGPVVMDVNGHKFEMLKRTESATWFTFEEACCKARSSSDFIRLAECFETVFFHGLPKLTRDLENEARRFVIMVDEFYDQGVKLIIGSEVDMQNLYAAKGEKALDFEFDRTISRLIEMQSQEYLDQPKRSNNQCQCNEIKE; the protein is encoded by the coding sequence ATGACCATCAAAGACGCCTATTATAAATTAATCGAAGAAAAAGGGTTTAACGTCGACAAAATACAGCTCTCTGTTGTTGACGCGTATGATCAATTAAAAGCTCAAATCAAAACCGATGAGCCGGTGGTCAATGCCGATAAACTCTCCCTTTTACAGAAAGTATTTAAGCCGTTTACCAATACTGAACACGCCGTTGAGTATAACGATCCACGCGGACTCTATATTTATGGGCGCGTTGGCCGGGGTAAAACATTCTTGATGGATCTTTTCTACGACAATATCGATGTCCCGAAAATCCGCGAACATTACTACCATTTTATGCAAGATGTGCATAAGAAAATGCGCCAATTTCAAGGGCAAGAAGATCCCTTAAAGATGGTGGCAAAAGAGTACGCAAAAGAGTGTAAAGTGCTCTGCGTTGACGAGTTCCACGTCATCGATATTACCGATGCGATGATTCTTTATCGTCTTCTTGATGCCCTTCTCCAAGAGGGGATCTTCTTTGTTACCACCTCAAACCGCCTCCCCGATGATCTCTATAAAAATGGGCTTCAGCGTGAGCAATTTTTACCGGCAATTAAAATCATCAAAGAGCGCCTGCGTAATATTCCGCTCGATAGCGACCAAGATTACCGCATGCGCCATCTTGAAACCGCCGATGTCTGGTTTACCGGATCGATCGATGAGCAAATTGCCAATTTTGAAGACAAATTTGAAGAGCTGATCGGCAAAGTACAAGGCCCTGTGGTGATGGATGTGAATGGCCATAAATTTGAGATGCTCAAACGCACCGAAAGTGCCACCTGGTTTACCTTTGAAGAAGCCTGCTGTAAAGCCCGCTCTTCAAGCGATTTTATCCGCCTTGCGGAATGTTTTGAAACCGTCTTTTTCCACGGTTTACCCAAATTAACCCGAGATCTTGAGAATGAGGCGCGCCGATTTGTCATCATGGTTGATGAATTTTACGACCAAGGCGTTAAACTCATTATCGGCTCCGAGGTCGATATGCAAAATCTTTATGCTGCTAAAGGTGAAAAAGCACTCGACTTTGAGTTCGATCGGACGATTAGCCGTTTAATCGAAATGCAGTCTCAAGAGTATTTAGACCAACCAAAACGCAGCAATAATCAGTGTCAATGTAATGAAATCAAAGAATGA
- the tadA gene encoding tRNA adenosine(34) deaminase TadA encodes MTEIINTETPSLTVPPELKRHEFFMQEALNEARKAYALGEVPIGAVIVANDEILARGHNLSITSHDPTAHAEIVAIRNACQKIENYRLLNVDLYVTLEPCMMCAGSFVHARIKRVIYGAGDSRNGAMTTNIKLNEIESFNHKVEIIPHILHDECRGLLKQFFRERRLNQANKRK; translated from the coding sequence ATGACCGAGATTATCAACACAGAAACGCCGAGTTTAACGGTGCCCCCTGAGCTAAAACGGCACGAGTTTTTCATGCAGGAAGCGTTAAATGAGGCGAGAAAGGCGTATGCTTTGGGTGAGGTGCCCATTGGCGCGGTGATTGTGGCTAATGATGAGATTCTCGCGCGGGGGCATAATCTTTCGATCACCAGCCATGATCCGACGGCCCACGCCGAAATTGTTGCAATTCGCAACGCATGTCAAAAAATCGAGAATTACCGTTTACTTAATGTGGATTTATACGTAACATTAGAGCCTTGCATGATGTGTGCGGGGAGCTTTGTTCACGCGCGCATCAAACGGGTCATTTATGGAGCGGGGGATTCACGGAACGGCGCAATGACAACCAATATTAAACTCAACGAGATCGAAAGTTTTAATCATAAGGTTGAAATAATCCCGCATATTCTGCATGATGAATGTCGAGGATTATTGAAACAATTCTTCCGAGAAAGACGATTAAATCAAGCTAATAAGAGAAAATAA
- the queF gene encoding preQ(1) synthase, producing the protein MSTKMADLTLLGNQATVYKDTYDPSILECFENSHPDRNTFVKFNCPEFTALCPMTGQPDFATIYLSYIPDQKMVESKSLKLYLFSFRNHGSFHEDCIMQMLIDLVELMDPRYLEIWGKFTPRGGISINPYINYGKPGTKWEAFAETRLLHHDLYPEKVDNR; encoded by the coding sequence ATGAGCACAAAAATGGCAGACCTGACGCTACTTGGTAATCAAGCGACTGTCTATAAAGATACCTACGATCCTTCAATTTTAGAGTGTTTTGAGAACTCGCATCCCGATCGAAATACTTTTGTAAAATTCAATTGTCCGGAGTTTACCGCGCTCTGCCCGATGACCGGCCAACCGGATTTTGCCACGATCTATCTAAGCTACATTCCCGACCAAAAAATGGTGGAGAGTAAATCGCTTAAACTCTATCTCTTTAGCTTCCGCAATCACGGCAGCTTCCATGAAGATTGCATCATGCAGATGCTCATTGACCTTGTGGAACTGATGGATCCGCGCTATCTCGAGATCTGGGGAAAATTCACGCCACGCGGCGGTATCTCCATCAATCCTTACATCAATTACGGAAAACCCGGCACCAAGTGGGAAGCCTTCGCTGAAACGCGCCTATTGCATCACGATCTCTACCCTGAGAAAGTCGATAACCGCTAA
- a CDS encoding type I restriction endonuclease, with amino-acid sequence MDFNERLASISHRIEQQAEHITTEEATKTAFIMPFIQQVLGYDVFNPLEVVPEFTADVGVKKGEKVDYAIIHDNEVQILIEAKKIGESLSSQHESQLFRYFATTTAKIAILTNGQYYKFYTDLESPNKMDEKPFLEVDLLDVEDHVIPELKKLTKKNFDVESIINAAGELKYLSQIKRLLAHQLVEPHEDFIRFCIANVYDGIITQKVREQFTPLILKAGNQFVEDRVNDRLKKALSKSSSYGASSEAEETVGDEEMEKEDDNGIVTTMEEIEGYNIVKAIVRKVVSVERVTARDTKSYFGVLLDDNNRKPICRLHFNRTQKYLGVFDVDKNETRVPIDSLDEIFNYEEELMTAATSYD; translated from the coding sequence ATGGATTTTAATGAGCGGTTAGCATCAATTAGTCATAGGATCGAACAACAAGCGGAACATATTACAACTGAGGAAGCAACAAAAACGGCATTTATTATGCCATTCATTCAGCAAGTGCTTGGCTATGATGTGTTCAATCCACTTGAAGTAGTGCCTGAATTTACGGCTGATGTTGGTGTAAAAAAGGGCGAAAAAGTGGACTACGCTATTATTCATGATAATGAGGTACAAATTTTAATTGAGGCAAAAAAGATTGGGGAGTCTCTCAGCTCGCAACATGAGTCTCAATTGTTTCGATATTTCGCTACAACGACAGCAAAAATAGCCATTTTGACGAATGGTCAATATTATAAGTTTTATACTGATTTAGAGTCGCCTAATAAGATGGATGAGAAGCCATTTTTAGAGGTGGACTTGCTCGATGTGGAAGATCATGTCATTCCAGAACTTAAAAAACTGACTAAAAAGAACTTTGATGTTGAATCGATCATTAATGCTGCAGGTGAGCTGAAGTATTTAAGCCAAATTAAACGCCTACTAGCTCATCAACTTGTGGAACCACACGAGGACTTTATTCGTTTTTGTATCGCAAATGTGTACGATGGCATCATTACACAAAAAGTGCGGGAACAGTTTACGCCGTTAATCTTAAAAGCGGGCAATCAGTTTGTAGAAGATCGTGTTAATGACCGTCTGAAAAAGGCGCTTTCAAAAAGCTCTTCATATGGTGCTTCATCTGAGGCTGAAGAGACTGTGGGCGATGAAGAGATGGAGAAAGAAGACGATAATGGCATTGTGACCACGATGGAAGAGATTGAGGGGTACAACATTGTTAAAGCAATTGTCCGAAAAGTGGTGAGCGTTGAAAGAGTGACAGCCCGTGATACGAAGAGTTACTTTGGCGTTTTACTTGATGATAACAATCGTAAACCCATTTGCCGGTTGCATTTTAATCGCACGCAGAAATATTTAGGGGTGTTTGATGTTGATAAAAATGAAACACGCGTTCCGATCGACTCATTAGATGAGATTTTTAATTATGAAGAAGAGTTGATGACGGCGGCGACATCATATGATTAG